From the Lathyrus oleraceus cultivar Zhongwan6 chromosome 3, CAAS_Psat_ZW6_1.0, whole genome shotgun sequence genome, the window AATGCATTCTTACATAATTGAACTTCCAAGGAAAGTTAGAGCAAAAGTATATAAAGTCCATGCAACAAAATCATATTGAGGCGAGATTTTATATATCAAGTATCCCCAATTCCCTTCAAATATTGAAAAACGGTCCGGTCGCAAGAGGTTTTGTAAATATATttgcaagttgatttttgctatcaacatgctcaaatacgaTGTCTCTTTTCTCAACATGGTCACGTAGGAAGTGGTGACGAATCTCAATATGTTTACTACAAGAGTGTAGCACCAGATTTTTGGTTAGATTAATAGCACTAGTGATATCGCACATAATAGGAATATGTTGTAGTTCAATATCAAAATCAAATAATTGTTGTTTGAGCCAAAAAAattgagcacaacaactaccggccGCTATGTATTCTGCCTCGACAGTTGACAAAGCAACGGAAACATGTTTCTTGCAATGCCAACTTACGAAAGAATTTGAAAACATGTGGCAAGTTCCACTAGTactcttcctatccgatttgcaaccggaaaAATTGGAATTGATATAACCAACCAAATTATAATCGCTTCCCTTAGAATACCAAAGCGCATACTTAGAATCACCATGAAGATACCTAAGAATGCATTTTACGACTTTTAAATGAGATTCTTTAGGAGTCAATTGATAACGAgcgcacatacacacgctaaacataacATTCATCCTAGATGTAGTGAGATATATaagagaaccaatcatacctctggAATTCTTCACATCAACATTCTTACCATTTTCATTCCTTTCCCAGTTTGCATTTGTTGGAATTTGAGTGTCAATCGACTTTGCATCTTCCATACCAAATATTTTTAGTAGTTCGTTGCAATATTTGGTTTGACACACAAAGGTCCCTTCATTGAGTTTCTTAATTTGAAGCCCAAGGAAGTAATTCAACTCCCATAT encodes:
- the LOC127130128 gene encoding uncharacterized mitochondrial protein AtMg00810-like, with translation MAWYLRLSKFLIDQGYSRGNMDTTFFIKRQGKHNFLVQVYVNDIIFGSANMQLVKGFSKLMQGEFEISFIWELNYFLGLQIKKLNEGTFVCQTKYCNELLKIFGMEDAKSIDTQIPTNANWERNENGKNVDVKNSRGMIGSLIYLTTSRMNVMFSVCMCARYQLTPKESHLKVVKCILRYLHGDSKYALWYSKGSDYNLVGYINSNFSGCKSDRKSTSGTCHMFSNSFVSWHCKKHVSVALSTVEAEYIAAGSCCAQFFWLKQQLFDFDIELQHIPIMCDITSAINLTKNLVLHSCSKHIEIRHHFLRDHVEKRDIVFEHVDSKNQLANIFTKPLATGPFFNI